NNNNNNNNNNNNNNNNNNNNNNNNNNNNNNNNNNNNNNNNNNNNNNNNNNNNNNNNNNNNNNNNNNNNNNNNNNNNNNNNNNNNNNNNNNNNNNNNNNNNNNNNNNNNNNNNNNNNNNNNNNNNNNNNNNNNNNNNNNNNNNNNNNNNNNNNNNNNNNNNNNNNNNNNNNNNNNNTCATGATTGGTTACACTGATGGTACCAAAGGGTACAACTGAATGGATGATGCATATGGTTTGCACAATTACATATCACATATGGTAATGGGCTATAGAGACATCATGTAGGGCATCAGGATgcccgggcggcggtggcggtgcgggtCGGGGCCGGGTTCGTCGTCCCGCTGGCGGTGTCCTGCCGCTGCTACGGCTCGATCGGCTGCGTAGGTACTGTAACGATGAGTGGCACAGTGTGCCGGCCTGCCGCAGTTTCCAGAAGTTGAGGGTAGAGGAGAGGGGTAAAAGAGTCTTTTGATAACcaaagtgctaaattttagcctccctcccaaacaccctaggtgctaaattttagcctctttatttgagtgggctaaactttagcccaggactaaattttagctcctcctcccaaacagggccaaTATTCCTATGACCTATCTCTGTTTACATAAGTCTTGAAAGTTCAATAGCCAAACTTCTAGCTCCTGTATGGTGAAGTACTGAAGTGGCATTGCTGGTTTCGTGATATTCATCTCCTTGAGGTACTTGATGATCATCGATCAATGATTTGATTCAGATCTCCAATCTCCTCCAATCTCCTATTGAAGGATACATTTTGAATTCCCATCTACTTTGCATAATTTTGATAAAATAACTGTTAGTGTACAAACGCATCGAGCAAATGATGAAATGAACATGCTGCCTCGTATAAAATGAAGAAATTTGGATTTTTAACACTCCAAACATGTGCCTTCGCACATTTGACACTGTAAAGATGGGTTTCACAAATTTGATATCCAAATCGTTGACTTATTGATTTATTTGATATTTTGCCTCTTAACTTTTTTCCAATAACAGGTATATGAAGTGACGAATATGCCCCCTTGGACTTTATTGTAGTTCGATCGATGGGTCACCACGCCGGCCCAGTCGAAGTCGTCGCGACGCCAGGCGCTCGCATTGCCCGCCGTCGTCTTGCCGTTCGAGCTGTGCGTCCGCCCTGGCCGCTGTCGCGCGCCCGCCGGCTGTCAAGCTGCATTGACGAGTCTCAGATGCAAGTAATCTAATTAATTTTTAGAATGCTAATCATAACTgttctcctgctcctgctgatCGGTAGAAAAGATGGGGAGGGGCAGAGGAGGGGATCAATAGGGAGAGAAGATGGGATGGGCAGGCGTGTGGACCTGACTtcggcggagggcggcgcccGACGatcggcggcgcgcggcaggCTGCAATCACGCGATGCGTTCTGGACGGGTGGCAGTTGAATTGTTTCACCGATTCAACCAGAAGAGATATGTGCACGTAAAGCAAGGTAGTTTTGCCATTTCAGAAAGTTAATAAATAAAAGGGTAACAAAACCGTTAAAAAGGTAAAATGCCATAAGGTGCCATCAAATATGCTAAACCACGTGTTTGGGGTGTAAAAATAAATTCAAATTTCTCGTATAAAAAGACCCTGAATAAACCTCTCGTCTAAACCCCACTCTTATCCGCAGGGGCGCACACGCTCTCCCTTCTCCAATCCTCCCCATGGCGCTGGcgttcgccaccgccgccgcctccgcctccgcctcgggcCTCAGGCTCGCACCCTTCTCCTTGCCGCCCCCACACCCGCTGCGCACGAGCCCTagccgcggcctcctccacgccgcggGCACGTCCTTCCCGCGGCCGCGTCGATGCGGGTGCGGCCCCGTGGTGCGCTGCGCGAAGCGCACGGGGAAGCGGCGGTACCCGTCAGAGAAGAAGCGGCTGGACAAGCGCCACAAGGAGCTGCTCCGCCAGGCCGCTCCGGAGGAGGGAAGCGAGGGGCGGGAGTCCGGGTACTGGCGGCTCTCCAAGCTCGCAGTCCCCGCCAGCGACGACCCCGGCAAGGACTTCACCGGCATTTCCCTGCCGCTTCTCCAGGCCATCGCCAAAGCCATCAAGTTCCCGGTACGCTAATCAATCACCGATTGAAATCGATGGGGTAGTGTAATTTGAAATGCCGTGCAATTGCGAGGACTTTTAGGGCTTGCTGAAACAGAGGTTTGGTGCGTTCAATCGTAGGCTTAATGTACCTGTACTCCGACCGACGGCGCTAGAACCCCATACAATGGTAGAAATGTAGTTTAGCTTAGTGCTATTTAGTTAACATGATCCCCACTTATCTTGGCATCAGCACAATCCATTAAGTTGTCGAAACCTCTGGGCCTAAGGTAGGGTTTGCAATCGAGTTAACATCTGCATGTTTTAAGGCAACAACAAATATTGCCATGCTGCATTCTGAATCTGCAAGTTAACTGGCAGGATGAGTGTTGTACTGATGCACTGTGCATAGAAACATGCAATCCAAAAGGTTGCCTGCTTGGATCCTCTTATTATTCCATAGTACCTCATTCATCTTCTATGCTGCTGTTGTTGTGGTTGAGGGTTTTCCTACAATTACATGTCTCTAATTGATTCTGCTGTGCTGCAGGTTGCTTCTATGCTCCCTGATGAGGCCTTCACTGTTATCCGCAAGTCATTTGATGCACGAAAGGTTTTTCATGGATTGATATCATCTCTATCTTAGTGATGTTGAAACTGCTAAAATGATTCAGATGAATTGCATTACATTAGGTCAAAATAGACATGATGTTAAGAAATCATATAGTAAGCTTCATCATACTTCTCCAGAGTTAATTTGTCAGTGTTTTGTTGATGGTTCTGCAGTCCACACTCACACTAGATGGcaaccttttattttttttatcgtgTACCTAACCATTGTGGACAGCCCCATAATGTAAATTTGTGGAGTGCACTAGTGACAATGATGGGCATAGAAAAATCATGAGGTTCTGGAATAATGGTGATATTATGTGAAATCTGCGTACTCCAATCAAGTAGTTTATCTGTGTAGTCATCTGACCTTAGAtatttttagatacataattcTGCCTTACAAGAGTTTGTTCATCTGCATAGCGTTTGTAACTGTATTTCTGCTAGTATTATAATATAAATGGAGATATTTATTGGTACCATTGAATAAAAAAACATGTTTTACATCTACAGGTTTTGAAAGAACCTCAGTTCAGTTATACTGTTGATATGGATGTTAAGAAGCTTCTTGATATGGAGCCAAGGGCATGGGATTTTATTGCTCGGTTGGAACCCAAACTTGGAGCTGTAGAATACATGCCTAAAGAGAAATTAGCTTCAGATCTGGTCAGCATGCTCAATGTTAGCAACGAAGGTTACAATAATGAATTAGGAATCAGGGATACTCATAATGGTTCAATTTGTCCTCAAGATAAGAAGCCAAGAGTGGCAGTTATAGGAAGCGGACCATCTGGCTTGTTTGCTTCCCTTGTACTAGGTGAGCTTGGTGCGAAAGTTACCTTATTGGAGCGTGGTCAGCCTGTTGAACAAAGAGGGCGTGACATTGGGGCTCTAGCAGTTAGACGAATTCTACAATCAGAGAGCAACTTTTGCTTCGGCGAGGTATTTTCTTGATTCCTATTTTGCTACTAAGACATCACAAAGTATCAGAGAAGTCAGCTGCCTATGTTTTGCTATATTGAAATATGTAATTTATTGATATAATAAATTTAGAATGAGTTGTTTATCCTAATTTTATAATCTGAAAAAAATGTAGGAAGACttaattagacttcatctgcaTATGGATCGTCTAAGGATGATTCTGATGAACTGAATGAATCATGAAGAAAATATTCTGTAATAATCTCTCATATAGCTTTCCATCTTGTTGATATCTTTTCATACACATATTATATCACAAAATTATTTGAATACAGTTAAAAACTAACTCGTACTgaaaaatatgagaaaattGTGAACTCCTTCATGATTAATTCcgattttcctttttgttttttgcaTTATCTTTGAATATTAATAGGTCTGTTTAGTTTAATGATCTTTACAAGTAGGAATTATGGCATTAGACAGCCCCAGAAAATGTTTTGGAGTGTCAGTTACCCATTTGACAACTGAAAGATATTAGATGTGTCAGTAATGATCAAATGATTAATCCCATGTTCATGTTCCTTCAAAACTTTAGGCCATCAATTCTTGATCTTCTGTCCTTAATCATAGCAGGGTGGTGCAGGTACATGGAGTGATGGGAAGCTTGTGACAAGGATAGGAAGAAACACTGATGGTGTTCAGGCTGTGAGAATCTTCCCGCTCTATTTGTCATATCCATTTTCTCATTAGTGCATTGTGTTACAGTGTCCAGGCATGAATCTTCGTGCTCTACCTTAACCTCAAATATTGTTTGTTGTAAAAGTTCACTGTCATGTTTCATTTATTCAAGAGAGCATGACTTCTTCTGCATGAAATAGCTTTGGATAGCAACAGAAAATTCTTgaatcattttttattttttaatttctgaCACATCTTCTAATACCTTTTATGCTGAACAttgcaatttatttttcttcagaGATGTGCCTCTTGAGTGTTGACTGAAGGAATTAATTCTGAGAATTTATGTTTCAAATTCTGTCTTTTATTCTTTTGAACCTATTTATCGGGCATTTTGTATTTTTGAAGAGATTGCGATCTAAATTAGAAGAGTTCTTTTAAGCAATAGTTCAAAGTTGACTATTCTGTGTGTTTAATATAGTATCCATGGGTCTTGGATTGCAGGTTATGAAAACATTTGTTCACTTTGGAGCCCCTCGAAACATTTTAGTTGATGGGAAACCTCACTTGGGTACCGATAAACTTGTTCCTCTCCTGCGAAACTTCAGGCACTACTTAAAAGAATTGGGTGTAAGTTTCAGCATATGTGTctttgttaagctttgtttttttttggttctgCAAGGTGTCATGTTTTGATGTACcatgttgcattttttttacagGTTACCATAAGATTTAATGCTAGAGTAGATGATCTTATAGTGGAAGAAGGACAGGTAAAGGGAATCGTGGTCTCTGATTCAGAACTACGGCCGGGTTCTGGCAGCCAGAAGCTATCATTTGATGCCGTTGTATTGGCTGTTGGTCACTCAGCTCGTGACACATATAACATGCTTCAGCAGCATAATGTCGACATAAGCCCAAAAAGTTTTGCAGTAAGTTCTTTATGCTATTAAAAGCATGTTCTAGGTAGATATTGCTTACATTGGTCATGTCAACTGGTCACATGGCAGCCAATTTAtattgaaaaatatgaaatcatgTTTTTGAAAATGCAAAAGTTGCTTGGGTGG
This sequence is a window from Setaria italica strain Yugu1 chromosome III, Setaria_italica_v2.0, whole genome shotgun sequence. Protein-coding genes within it:
- the LOC101779172 gene encoding uncharacterized protein LOC101779172; the protein is MALAFATAAASASASGLRLAPFSLPPPHPLRTSPSRGLLHAAGTSFPRPRRCGCGPVVRCAKRTGKRRYPSEKKRLDKRHKELLRQAAPEEGSEGRESGYWRLSKLAVPASDDPGKDFTGISLPLLQAIAKAIKFPVASMLPDEAFTVIRKSFDARKVLKEPQFSYTVDMDVKKLLDMEPRAWDFIARLEPKLGAVEYMPKEKLASDLVSMLNVSNEGYNNELGIRDTHNGSICPQDKKPRVAVIGSGPSGLFASLVLGELGAKVTLLERGQPVEQRGRDIGALAVRRILQSESNFCFGEGGAGTWSDGKLVTRIGRNTDGVQAVMKTFVHFGAPRNILVDGKPHLGTDKLVPLLRNFRHYLKELGVTIRFNARVDDLIVEEGQVKGIVVSDSELRPGSGSQKLSFDAVVLAVGHSARDTYNMLQQHNVDISPKSFAVGLRIEHPQELINSIQYSELAAEVQKGRGRIPVADYKIVKSLGEIDAGDEVDIAEQSRTCYSFCMCPGGQVVLTSTDPSELCINGMSFSRRASKWANSALVVTVSSHDFKPFESHGPLAGVEFQREFERRAAMMGGGNFVIPAQRVTDFINNRLSVTTLPSSSYRLGVRPSKLHELFPPYITEALQQSIIMIDREMPGFVSSEALLHGVETRTSSPLQISRHGETYESTSLRGLYPVGEGAGYAGGILSAAVDGMYCGFALAKQLSLFHGDIESFLGKAQKQTGFVKY